The following nucleotide sequence is from Halapricum desulfuricans.
CGGGATGAACTGCCCTCCGGCGGGGATCTCGGTCGTTCCCTCGGTCAGGTCCTCGCGGGCGTAGCCGCGCTGTGTCTCGATGTATTCCAAGGCCGCCTCGCTGTGCTCCATCGGCTGGCCGACGGCCGCCGCGACCGCGTCCATCGTCACGTCGTCGTGCGTGGGTCCGATCCCGCCGGTGACGACCACGGCGTCGTATTCGGCGCGGTACTCGTTGACGACGCGCGCGATCTCTCCGATACGGTCCGGGACGGCAGTGACGCGTTCGACCGTCACTCCGCGGTCGGTCAACTTCCGGGAGAGCCACGCGGCGTTCGTGTTGACGGTGTCACCGGCAAGCAACTCGTCGCCGACGGTTACCAGCGCGACGCGCATACCGGCTTGTTATGGTCTCGACAGCAAAGGCGTGTCGCCCTCTGTTTGGCTCGTTCGAGGACTTATCGTCCCATCCCGGGCGGCGGCCCCCGATCTCCCAGGTCGTCGTCCTCGTCTTCGACGTCGAGCCCGACCTCCTCGCGGCGGTCCTGTAGCGACCGGATCTGCAGCCAGTAGTACAGCCCGCCGCCGAGTCCGACGATCGCGAGCAGCGCGAACAGGCCGCCGAACAGCCACAGGTCGCGCTCGAGGTAGTACTCGACGACCAGCTGGTCGCTGTCGACGTCGTCCCAGGTGATGTGGACCCGTCCGTCGATCGTCTCGGTCTCGTAGCCGCCGGGAGCGACGTTCGAGAGGATCGGTACGCCGACGTCGGTCTTCGGCGGGAGCACGACCTCGTAACTGCCGTCGACGAACGTCGCCGTCCGGACGGCCTTGCCGTTCTGCTCGACGGTGTAACCGACCTTCCCGGTTCGGTCGGGCAACTCGAGGCGGATCCGCTCGGCGTTTCTTGAGACGTCGAACGCCGAGGCGTTGACGACCGTGCCGTTCGGATAGCGGAACTGCAGCGCCCTGATCGGGAGCGGCTCGCGGTTGTTGAACATGTCCCGCTGGTAGAGGTTCAGCGCCGACGTGTTTGCGACCTCGTAGACGGCCGTGTAGCTGTCCCCGCCGAGCTGGATTGTCCCGTTCGCGGTGGTGTTCCAGTCATAGGTCGCGTCCTCGCTCAGCTGTGCGTCCGAGGGACTAGACCCCCCTAGACAGCCCGCGAGAACGATTAAAACGCCAAGACCGAGGAGTGCGAGCAGCCGACGATTCATGGAACGACAGCGAGCAACTCGGCGGAGAGATACGACCCGATGCTCGATAGCAGACCCGGCGGGTCGGTGTCGTCCGTACAGACGATGCTCTGTTCGAGCAGCCCGAGCCGTTCGACGGTGACGATGTCCTGCGCGTGACCGGCGCGGTTGACCGTCGCCCGGACCTCCGCCCGGGTCGCGCTATTGACGTTGACCCGACCGTTGCCGCGCGTCCACTCGTAGAGGCGGTCCCGCTCTTCGTCAGCCAGCCGCGCCGGACCGTCTTCCTGGGGCACGAACCGCAGCGGGAGATGCTGGACCAGCCCAAACCGCGTCCGGATCTGCTCGGGCGACCCCGGGCCGAGCCCGAGTTCTTCGGCCGGAACGTAAACTTCGCGTCCGGCATCGAGGTAGAACCCGTCGTCGTCCCAGCGCTCGAGCGTGCCGACGTAGACCTCGCCCGGTGTGAGATGGGGCGTGATCTCCCCGAACTCCTCGCGCAGGAGGTTCTGGGCGACCGTCGCGTCGTCCCCCTCGACGGTTACCGACGGGAACTCGTCGTCGCGAACGCCGACCTCGTAGGTCACGTCTAGCTCGCCCAGCAGGTTCTCGATCTGCGAAGACAGCGAATCCAGGGCTCGCTGTCGGGCGTCGCCGGCGACGTAACACTTGGTTGCGAGGACTACCATTAGGCTTGGACTTCCGAATCCGGTTCGACGTTGAGTTCGTCGCGCAACTGTTCGATCCGTTCCTCCATCGCCTCGAGCAGCATCGTGTTCTCCATCGAGTCGAGCTGGGAGCCACACTCCGGACACTCGAAGCCGAAGTCCATCGCCTCGCCGAACTCGAAGCGGATGCCGCAGCTCTCACAGAGGTAGAACTCGTGTTCGAACTCGTACTCGCGGCGCTCTTCGAGCCCCTCCAGCAACCGGTGCATCTCCCCCTGGAGTTGTTCGGGGATGTTCTCGTAGTGGAACGTCCAGAGGTAGGTAAGCCACCCCGAGTCCTCGTCGCGCAGCCGGCGGTAGCTCGCCAGATCGTTCTCATAGAGGATGAAAAGCGCCCGGCGGACGTCGTTGAGTTCGAGCCCCAACTCCTCCGCCAGTTCCTCGTCCGTCACTTCACCGTCCGGCGGCGCGGCGGCGACGGGCATCCCCTTCGGTCCGACGAGTTCGTGGAGGTACTTCTGTATGACAGGGTCCTCCAGGAGATCCTCAAAAGCCATTGTGCGTACTTGCGCCTGTGACGCGGTTAAGTCTTTAGCTTTTCCCGTGGCGAAAACGAACGCCGAGGTTCGCTGTCACCGACCTCGTCGTCCCGGCTGTGGAGGAGCGCCCCGGAAAAGCCGGCCAGCGAGAGATGCGACAGCGCGTGGGGACCCGGTCGACCGCCGCGACGACTTCGGCCGTGTCGTCTTCGACGTTTGCCGGGAGGGGCTCGTGACACCACATCGCGCCCCAGCCGCCACAGCCGACGTGAATCACTCGCTGTGCCATGGATAGGGTGGGACGTGCGTCGGACAGCAAACCGGCGTATTTCGACGATTGTCGTATCAGTAGTCGACAAACACTTAACCCAGTTCCCCGTCAGGACAGGTGAACATGAAAGACGTAGGCATCGACGCCGTCGAGTTCCGGTCAGGGAAGCTCATGCTCGATCTCCCGGGGACGTTCGCGGAAGTCAAGGACGAAGACCCGGCGAAGTACACGAAGGGGCTGGGGCTACACGCGAGTTCGTTCCCGGACGCGTACGAGGACATCGTGACGATGGCGGCAAACGCCTCGAAGCGACTGATGGACCGCAAGGGTCTGGAACCCGACGACATCGGCCGTATCGACGTCGCGACGGAGAGCGCGTTCGACCACTCGAAGCCGGTTTCGACGTACGTCGCCGGCTGTCTGGAGCAGGTCTACGACGGCGATTTCCGCCACGCCAACAAGGGCGAGCGCAAGTTCGCCTGCATCGCCGGCACCCAGAGCGTCGACGACGCCGTCAACTGGATCGCCGCCGACAAGAACCGCGGTCGCGCCGCGATCGTGATCTCGACCGACACGGCCCTCTACGAGCGCGGCGACTCCGGCGAGGCGACCCAGGGTGCCGGCGCCGTCGCGATGCTCATCGACGAGGACCCCGATCTCGTCACGATCGACCCCGAACAGGGTATCGGTAGCGTCGACGAGACGGACTTCCTCAAGCCGAACCAGCAGTTCCCCTCAGTCGACGGCAAGCGCTCGATGCAGGTGTATCTCATGCGGATGCGCGAGGCGCTGGAAGACTACGAGACGCAGGTCGAGACCCACCCAGACGACTTCGCGTTCGTCCCGTTCCACACGCCGTTCCCGGGGATGGTGCGCAAGGCCGCTCCGCTGGGGTACCGACACGTCGCGCGCGACACCGAAGTCGAGGACGAACTCGCCGAGGAGATCGGCCGCCAGCCCCGGCCCGAGGCGTTCGACGATGACGAGGCGTACCGCGAGGCGCTCAAAGAGTACACCGACAAACTGACCGAGACCGAGCGCTATCAGGAGTGGTACAGCCGCGCGATCGAACCGACGCTGGACATCTCCTCGCGCGTCGGCAACTGGTACACCAGTTCCGTCCACCTCGCCCGCATCTCGGCGCTCAAGCACGCCCGCGAGAACGGCATCGACCTCGACCACGAGCGACTGCTGGTCGGCTCGTACGGTTCGGGGGCGCAGGCCGAGATCCACGGCGAGACGGTCCAGCCCGGCTGGGAGGACGAGATCGCACAGCTCAACGTCGACGATCAACTGGTCGAGCGTTACGACCTCTCCTGGGAGGAGTACGAGCAGATCCACGACGTGCACAACCACGAGGAATCGGTCGACGTCGATCCGTTCACGACGCCTGAAGGGGAGTTCGTCTTCGACGGCTGGGGTCGAATGGGCGAGCGGAAGTACACCTACGTCGAATAGTCACCGCAGGACACTCACTCGCGAGCGTCGGAGACGCGAGCGAGGTCGTTTTTCCCCACGTTCGTCAGAGCGAAGCTCTGACGCAGCCCATCAGAAATCTCCGATTTCTGAGGACGTTTTTGCGACCGAGCGGTTCCCGCAGGGCCGAAGGCCCGAGGGAGTAAAAAGTGGGGTCGAATGGGCGAGCGGAAGTACACCTACGTCGAATAGTCACGGAACGACCTGATTGTCGAGGTCGTCCCACGATCCGGACTCGACCGCGCGTTCGACGTTCCTGACGACGATATCGGCCAGTCGATCGTAGTACTCGGGCGTGTACCCGCCGTTGTGTGGCGTGATCAGGACGTTCTCGAAGTTCCAGAGCGGGTGCTCCGGGGGCAGCGGCTCGGGATCAGTCACGTCCAGCGCGGCCCCGCGGATGTGGTTCCACCGCAGCGCGTCGACCAGCGCGTCGGTCTCGATCACGCCGCCGCGGGCGACGTTGACGACGACCGCGTCGGGATCGAGCAGGTCGAACGCCGCACCGTCCAGCAGGCCCTCGGTCGTCTCGGTCAGCGGGCACGCGAGTACGACCCCCTCGGAACCGGAAAGCGCCGTCTCGAGGTCGTCGTAGCCGAACACCGCGTCGGCGGGGCCGCCCTTTTCCGGCGTGTGACGGACCGCCCGGAGGTCGACGTCGAACGGCCGGAGCCGACGGGCGATCGCCGTTCCGATCGCGCCCAGTCCGACGACGGTGACGGTACGACCGGCGAGTTCGCCGGGCTGGAAGTTGCGCCACTCGTGGTTGCGTTGCTGGCGGCGCGCCCGGAAGAGGCCGCGAGTCAGCGAGAGCAGCGACCCGACGGCGTGCTCGGCGACGTTCGATGCGTGGACGCCGCCGGCGTTGGTCACCGTTACGCCCTGCTCGCGCAGTTCCGAGAGCGGGAGGTGGTCGGTGCCCGCGTACGAGCAGGCGAACAGTTCGAGGGCCCCGGCCCGGTCGAGGTCGTCGGGCGAGATGTAGTTTCCGACGACGACGGTCGCCGAGGGCAACGCCGCGTCGATTTCGTCGCTCGTTCGGGCGAGCGATACGTCCCCGTCGTAGCGTGCGCGCAGCGACGAGACCAGCGATTCGACGGGGATCCCGTGTGGCTTCTGCGGGAGGACGAGAATCTCGGGTAACGCTGTCATCGTACGGGTCATGGTGTGCCGCGTTTGTCATACTGGTGGCTATACGTTCGTAACGATATCTGGCACGACGGCATGCCAGATCATTTCGAAATGGTATCGCCATCAGTATCAATGCTCCCGTCGGCGGCGCGACCCGAGGTCACGAGATTTAACTATCGACAGGTAGGGGTATGGATATGGAACGAGTCGACGTCGCCATCGTCGGCGGCGGTCCGGCGGGGTTGTCCGCCGCGCGGGCCGCGGCCGAACGGGACGCGGACGTGCTCGTCGTCGAGAAGGGGGTCCCGCGGGCGGACCGCGAGCGGCTGGGCCCCGACTCGACCGACGCAGCCGGCATGCTCGATTACTGGGTCGACCTCATGGACTACGAACCCGAGGAGATCCCCGAGGAAATCGTGTTACAGGAACTCGACGGCGCGGTCTTCGAGGGGCCGTCGGAGTCGGTGACGCTCAGAGAGACGGGAATCGACGCCAGCTACGACGAATTCGGGTTCGCCTTCCATCGCGCCCGATTCGACGACTGGCTCCGCGAGGAAGCCGAGGTCGCCGGCGCGTCCTACGAGGTCGGCACGAGCGTCAACAACGTCACGTCGACGTTCGAACAGGGCTCGTTCGTGCACACGCTGACGCTCGCCGACGGAGAGCAAGTCGAGGCCGACGCGCTCGTGCTCGCGGACGGCCCCCAGCGGACGGTCACGATCGACGCGCTCGACCAGTTCATGCCCGACGACCGGTCGGTCGCAGACCTCCTCGGCCCGGATCGCGCGAACCACATCGCCTATCAGGAACACCGCCGTATCCCCGACGAGCTATTCGACGAGGACCTGATCAAGTTCTGGTGGGGCGTCATCCCCGGTCACACCGCCTATCCCTGGATCTTCCCGAACGACGACGGCGTCGCTCGCGTCGGACTGACGATGCCGATCGGAACGGACCTCGGAGACGTCAGGAACCCCGGCGACTACGCGCTGCTCGAACCCGACGACGAGCAGGTTCCCCCGGGCCGGGTCTACCTCCGTCGGCTGCTGGAGTGGCGCTATCCCGAGTACGACCTCGATGACTTCCCGCTCGTGGAAGACCGGGGCAAACGCGGCGGGACGGAAGCGTATCCCATCTCCTCGACGCGGCCGATCGAGTCACCGACCCAGGCCGACATCGCCGTCGTCGGCGGCGCGATGGGCGCGACCTCGGCGTTCCACGAGGGCGGCGATCATGTCGCCGTCCGGACCGGCAAACTCGCCGGTCGGCTCGCCGCCACGGACCGGCTCCGTCGGTACAACAGTGCGTGGCAACGTGCGCTCGGCGACGAAGTCCTGCGCAACGTCACGCTCGCGGAGCTGGCGCGTGACATGGAGCCGTCGGACTGGGACGAGACCTTCGCCACCGTCGATCGGATGCTCTCGGTCGAGGGATCGCGCTACCGACAGGCGCTCGGAGCGGGTCTGAGTGGGCTTTCGGTGGTCGCTCGCTACAGGTGGCTCCGGCGGCAGTTCCGGGACGGCAAGTACGTCCAGCTCCGCGAGTCGGAGTACGTGCTCTGATGGGGCTCCTCCAGCGGTTCCTCCCGGTGATCGGGATCCTGTATCTCGCCTATCTCGCGCTCCAGCCGCCGCCGCTTCGATGGATCGGGCTGCTCTGTCTGGCCGTCCTGACGCCGTTCGTGCTCGGGTGGCTGCTGGGACGGCTGGCCGGGATCGGCCCGTGGGCACCAGAGTGATATCGGGGGAACGCGTATCTATCGGTGAATTCCGGTAGTGTGACAGTGATCGCAGACCCCCACAGCCGACCGGGCAAGGAAGTGCTGTCCGCGGCCGACAGCGCTGTCGGGGGGATTTCGTCCGACGAAGCCCAGCGACGACTCGCCGCGTACGGCGAGAACGAGGTCGCCCGGACGGACGGGCGGACGCCGCTCGACGTCTTCCTCGCGCAGTTCGACAGCGTTCTCATCTGGGTCCTGCTGGTCGCGGCCGCGCTCTCGGCCGGGATCGGTCACACCGTCGACGCGCTGCTCATTGCCGTCATCGTCGTCGTGAACGGGGCTTTCGGTTTCGCTCAGGACTACCGGGCCGAACGGAGCCTCGAAGCCCTCCGCGAACTGTCCGCGCCGACGGCGACCGTCAGGCGGGACGGCACAGCCGTCGAGGTCGACGCGACCGAACTCGTCCCCGGCGACGTGATCGAACTGACGAGCGGCGACGTGGTTCCCGCCGACGGGCGGGTGCTCGAATCGGTCGACCTCGAGGTCGACGAGGCGGCGCTCACCGGCGAGAGTATGCCGGTCTCGAAGTCGCCGGAGCCGGTCGAGCCGGCGACGCCGCTGGCCGAGCGCGACTGCATGGTATACGGTTCTACGAGCGTCACGCGCGGACGAGGGGCCGCTGTCGTCACCGCGACCGGGAACGACACCGAGGTGGGATCGATCGCCCGGGAACTCACAGCCACCGCGGAGACGGAGACGCCCCTTCAGGAGAAACTGGACGACCTCGGCCGCCGACTCGGAGCGGGTGTGCTCGTACTCGCCGCGCTCGTGGTCCCGCTATTGGTGCTCCGGGATACGCCACCCATCGAAGCGGCGCTCACCGCGGTGTCGCTGGCCGTCGCCGCGATACCCGAGGGATTACCGGCCGTGGTGACGCTGACGCTCGCGCTGGGAGTGCGGACGATGGCCGAGGAGAACGCGCTTGTCCGACGGCTGCCGGCCGTCGAGGCGCTCGGCTCCGTCGATGTCGTCTGTACCGACAAAACCGGGACACTCACCGAGGGGCAGATGACAGTCGGCAGGATCTGGGTGGACGACGCAGTCGTCGATCCCGACGGCTCCGGAGTCACCTCCGAACGGGTCGATCTCCTGTTGCGGGCAGGGGCGCTGTGTAACGACGCCACCGCCGAGACGGGTGATCCGACCGAGCGGGCGCTGGTCGAGGCCGCCGACGAGTCCGGGATCGACGTCGAGAGGCTCCGTGCGGGTCGACCCCGAACCGGCGAGGTCCCGTTCTCTTCCGAGCGCAAGTGGATGGGGACCGCCCACGGCGATGTCGGGTACGTCAAGGGTGCGCCGGAGGTCGTCCTCTCGCAGTCCTCTCGCGTGCTCGCCGACGACGGCCCGGCCGATCTCTCTCCGGAGACGGCCGAACGGATCCGCGATCGAGTCCGGTCGTTCGCGGACGACGCGCTCCGCGTGCTCGCGATCGCCTACACCGATGACCCAGCGGATCTGGAGGGCGATCTGGTGTTCGTTGGACTCGTCGGGTTGCTCGACCCGCCACGATCGGAGGTCGCCGAGGCGCTCGCGGCGACCGAGCGAGCCGGGATCGACGTGAAGATGATCACCGGCGACAACGTCCGCACGGCCGGCGCGATCGCGGCGTCGCTCGGCATGGGGCGGGCGGTGCTCGAAGGCCGTGACCTCGAGGCACTGGACGATGCGCAACTGGCGAGTCGAGTCGAGGACGTCGACGTGTTCGCTCGAGCCACGCCCCGGCACAAGGTGCGCATCCTGCAGGCGCTCAAGGCGAACGGCCACGTCGTCGCCATGACAGGGGACGGCGTCAACGACGCGCCGGCGCTGAAAAACGCCGACGTCGGCGTCGCGATGGGCGTCAGGGGGACCGACGTGGCAAAACAGGCCAGCGACGTGATCCTGCTCGACGACAACTACGCCACTATCGAGCGGGCGATCGAACGCGGCCGGGCGATCTTCGACAACGTCTGGAAGTTCGTCGCGTTTCTGCTCAGCGCGAACGTCGCCGAGGTCGCGCTGGTCTTTCTCGCGTCGCTGTATGGCTATCTGGTGCTTCCGGCCGTGCAACTGCTGTGGATCAATCTGCTCACCGACGGGCTGCCCGCGCTGGCGCTCGGTGCGGATCCACAGAGCGGCGACGTGATGGAACGCCCGCCGCGCGATCCCGACCGAGGGATCGTCGGACGCCCCATGCTCGCGCTCGTCGGGGGAACCGGAACCGTCTCGACGGCCCTCATGCTCGGACTGCTGGCGTACGCGCTCGACGGAGCGACTGCGATCACGCCGTACGCGATGACGATGGTGTTCACGGGCTTCATCTTCCTCGAGTTCGAGAAGCTGTACGTCATCCGTCGGGTCCGAGCGACGCCGACGCTCTCAAACCCGTGGCTCGCGCTCGCGGTCGCGATCTCGATCGCGCTGCAACTCGCGGTGCTGTACAGCCCTCTCAACCGGTACTTCGGGACGGTCCCGCTCGCCGTTGCCGACTGGGCGCTCATCGGGGCTGTACTGGCGGTTGCGCTCCCGCTGTACGGCGCTGTCGTCGTCGCGATCGGACGATGGGTGCCAGACGAGACGACTCGCTGATCGCGACCCCCATACCATCTCCGGCGTGCCGGTAGAACAGTTACTCTCCCTGTCCGACAGTGATGACGGGGACTGGCGCGGATCGGACGGTCTTCTCGGCCACGCTCCCGAGCAGAATCCGATCAGTGCCGCGCTTGCCCGAAGTCCCCATGACGACGGCGTGAATGTCGTTCGCCTCGATCGTATCGAGGATGACCTCGTTGGGCGTCCCCCGTTCGACGTGCCGGACGACGTCCGCGACGCCGCGATCCTCAGCCGCCGAGACGAGGTCGTCGACGGCGTCGGTCGCGGCCTGCTGGCGCTCCGTATCGGCCGATCCGAGGTCCAGTCCGAGCAGGTCGTCCTCCACGACAGACAGCACGTGCACGGTCGCGTCGAGCGCCGCGGCGAGCGAGAGCCCGTGTTCGCCGGCCCGAGCCGCCCTGGAGCTCCCGTCGGTCGGAACGAGGACGTTCTCGTAGGGGAACGTCAGTTGCTCGTCGGGTCGCATCCGCATCGTCACCACCGGCACGTCCGAGAGCCGGACGACCTTCTCAGTGACGCTGCCGATAACGTACCGAGAGATGCCCTCTCGGCCGTGTGTCGGCATCGCAATCAGGTCGTGGCCGTATTGCTCGGCGTACTCCGCAATCATCGGCGCCGGGTTGCCCTGAATGACGTCAGTCTCGTAGTCCGCCCCGAGCGTGCGCAGGGTCTTCGCCGCGTCCTCGACGATCTCCTCGCCCTTTTCGACGAGCGCGTCGACGACGTGCGTCTCGACGACCGTGACGCTATCGCGCGTCGTGTCCGCCACGAAGAGGACGTGGATCGTGGCGTCGGCCCAGTGTGCGATCTCGGCCGTGTGATGCAGGGCCGCCGCCGCTCCGTCGCTCCCGTCGAACGGGAGCAGAATGTCGTCGTACATCTCTCGCATGGCAGTACACGTCTCACTACCTAATCGTTTGTCACTCGAACGACGATGACACGCGGGCCGGAAACAAAGCGATGTCGCGGTTCTGTGTCACTCTTCGAGAGTTCAACTCCGATATTGATGTGTCTGCTCGACAACTGTGCCGTATGTTCGACCGCATCCTCGTCCCGGTCGACGGCAGTGCGTGTTCGCAGGTGGCCGTCCAGTACGCGACGGAGCTGGCGACGCGCTACGGCGCGAGCGTCCACGCGCTCTGTGTGGCCGATTCTAGAACGCTCGAAAACGCACCCCACCGCGATCAGATCGAGCACGAATGCGCGGAGATCGCTGCAGACGCCTGTAAACACATCGCAGCGAGTCCCGTCTCGGCCGAACGGGCCGTCCGTACCGGCGTCCCTCACAGGGCGATCCTTCGATACGCGACCGAGCGCGGAATCGATCTCGTCGTGATGGGCTCTCACGGACGCACCGGCGTCGACAGATATCTGCTCGGGAGCGTCACCGAGAGAGTCGTCCGGCTCTCGGACGTGCCCGTTCTGACGGTCAAGGCGGCCGATGACGGAGGTATAACATACCCCTACACCGACATACTGGTGCCGACGGACGGAAGCGCATGCGCCGAGGCCGCTATCGACCCCGCAGTCGATATCGCACGAGCCTACGACGCGCGACTCCACGCGCTCTCGGTCGTCGAGACGGTGTCGATGGGTGTCGATATCGGTTCGGCGGAAGTGTTCGACGCGCTCGAAGCGTCGGCGCGATCGGCCGTCGAAACAGTCGAGACCCGGGCCGAACAGGCGTCAGTCCCCGCGATCGAAACCGCGGTACTACACGGGACCCCATACCGGGGGATCCGATCCTACGTCGAGGACCACGACGTCGGTCTCGTCGCGATGGGCACCCACGGACGCACCGGCGTCGGACGATACCTCCTCGGAAGCGTCACTGAACGGACCGTGCGCACGTCTCCCGTCCCCGTGCTGACGGTTCGCGCCGACACGTGACGGTCCCCGGGACAGCCGCCCCGTTGCAGGCGGTCATTCGGTCGGGGCTGATGGGAGTCGCTCTCAGAGCTGTTCGACGAGCGCCTCGCCCTCGGGGAGGACTCGGACCGGTTCGTTCGCGGCCGCGAACGAGCGTGCCTGTTCGAGTTTCGCCCGCTTCTGGGCGTGGATCGTCACCAGTACTTCGCCGTGTCGGACGCGATCACCGACCCGAGCGTCGAGGTACACACCTGCGCGCGTGTCCTTCGGCGAGCCGGCCCGCCTCGCGAGTTCGTTGACGCGGCGGTTGTCGACGTGGGTCACCACGCCGTCACGGGCTGCCGTCACCGTCTCGGTGTGCTGGCCGGGAACGAGATCGTCGACGCTCACGTTCGGGTCGCCACGCTGTGCGTCGACGATCTCCCGGAACTTCGCGATCGCGCGGCCGTCAGAGAGGATTTCTGATGCCGACACCTCGACGCCGGCCGTATCGAGCAACAGCTGTGCGAGGCGCTCGCTTTTGATCCGGAGGTCGTCCGGCCCGTCGCCGTTCAGGACCGCGAGCACGTCGCGCGCTTCGAGGACCGGCCCGACGCCGCGACCGACGGGTTGCTCGCCCCGCGTGATCGCACACGTGACCTCCATGTCGAGGCTCTCCCCGACTCGATTGAAGTCTCTGGCCATCTCCCGGGCCTCCGAGAGCGCCTCGACTTTCGCGCC
It contains:
- a CDS encoding competence/damage-inducible protein A, with translation MRVALVTVGDELLAGDTVNTNAAWLSRKLTDRGVTVERVTAVPDRIGEIARVVNEYRAEYDAVVVTGGIGPTHDDVTMDAVAAAVGQPMEHSEAALEYIETQRGYAREDLTEGTTEIPAGGQFIPNPEGVAPGCHVENVYVLPGVPEEMRGMFGEIADQFGGTVKHTETVVADEPESALLDRIDDLRERFDVTVGVYPGEHVRVKVSGTDVETVESAARWLAERVDRPDDQSR
- a CDS encoding DUF5803 family protein gives rise to the protein MNRRLLALLGLGVLIVLAGCLGGSSPSDAQLSEDATYDWNTTANGTIQLGGDSYTAVYEVANTSALNLYQRDMFNNREPLPIRALQFRYPNGTVVNASAFDVSRNAERIRLELPDRTGKVGYTVEQNGKAVRTATFVDGSYEVVLPPKTDVGVPILSNVAPGGYETETIDGRVHITWDDVDSDQLVVEYYLERDLWLFGGLFALLAIVGLGGGLYYWLQIRSLQDRREEVGLDVEDEDDDLGDRGPPPGMGR
- a CDS encoding DUF2110 family protein, translating into MVVLATKCYVAGDARQRALDSLSSQIENLLGELDVTYEVGVRDDEFPSVTVEGDDATVAQNLLREEFGEITPHLTPGEVYVGTLERWDDDGFYLDAGREVYVPAEELGLGPGSPEQIRTRFGLVQHLPLRFVPQEDGPARLADEERDRLYEWTRGNGRVNVNSATRAEVRATVNRAGHAQDIVTVERLGLLEQSIVCTDDTDPPGLLSSIGSYLSAELLAVVP
- the tfe gene encoding transcription factor E → MAFEDLLEDPVIQKYLHELVGPKGMPVAAAPPDGEVTDEELAEELGLELNDVRRALFILYENDLASYRRLRDEDSGWLTYLWTFHYENIPEQLQGEMHRLLEGLEERREYEFEHEFYLCESCGIRFEFGEAMDFGFECPECGSQLDSMENTMLLEAMEERIEQLRDELNVEPDSEVQA
- the hmgB gene encoding hydroxymethylglutaryl-CoA synthase, whose protein sequence is MKDVGIDAVEFRSGKLMLDLPGTFAEVKDEDPAKYTKGLGLHASSFPDAYEDIVTMAANASKRLMDRKGLEPDDIGRIDVATESAFDHSKPVSTYVAGCLEQVYDGDFRHANKGERKFACIAGTQSVDDAVNWIAADKNRGRAAIVISTDTALYERGDSGEATQGAGAVAMLIDEDPDLVTIDPEQGIGSVDETDFLKPNQQFPSVDGKRSMQVYLMRMREALEDYETQVETHPDDFAFVPFHTPFPGMVRKAAPLGYRHVARDTEVEDELAEEIGRQPRPEAFDDDEAYREALKEYTDKLTETERYQEWYSRAIEPTLDISSRVGNWYTSSVHLARISALKHARENGIDLDHERLLVGSYGSGAQAEIHGETVQPGWEDEIAQLNVDDQLVERYDLSWEEYEQIHDVHNHEESVDVDPFTTPEGEFVFDGWGRMGERKYTYVE
- a CDS encoding D-2-hydroxyacid dehydrogenase → MTALPEILVLPQKPHGIPVESLVSSLRARYDGDVSLARTSDEIDAALPSATVVVGNYISPDDLDRAGALELFACSYAGTDHLPLSELREQGVTVTNAGGVHASNVAEHAVGSLLSLTRGLFRARRQQRNHEWRNFQPGELAGRTVTVVGLGAIGTAIARRLRPFDVDLRAVRHTPEKGGPADAVFGYDDLETALSGSEGVVLACPLTETTEGLLDGAAFDLLDPDAVVVNVARGGVIETDALVDALRWNHIRGAALDVTDPEPLPPEHPLWNFENVLITPHNGGYTPEYYDRLADIVVRNVERAVESGSWDDLDNQVVP
- a CDS encoding NAD(P)/FAD-dependent oxidoreductase; the encoded protein is MERVDVAIVGGGPAGLSAARAAAERDADVLVVEKGVPRADRERLGPDSTDAAGMLDYWVDLMDYEPEEIPEEIVLQELDGAVFEGPSESVTLRETGIDASYDEFGFAFHRARFDDWLREEAEVAGASYEVGTSVNNVTSTFEQGSFVHTLTLADGEQVEADALVLADGPQRTVTIDALDQFMPDDRSVADLLGPDRANHIAYQEHRRIPDELFDEDLIKFWWGVIPGHTAYPWIFPNDDGVARVGLTMPIGTDLGDVRNPGDYALLEPDDEQVPPGRVYLRRLLEWRYPEYDLDDFPLVEDRGKRGGTEAYPISSTRPIESPTQADIAVVGGAMGATSAFHEGGDHVAVRTGKLAGRLAATDRLRRYNSAWQRALGDEVLRNVTLAELARDMEPSDWDETFATVDRMLSVEGSRYRQALGAGLSGLSVVARYRWLRRQFRDGKYVQLRESEYVL
- a CDS encoding calcium-translocating P-type ATPase, PMCA-type; the encoded protein is MIADPHSRPGKEVLSAADSAVGGISSDEAQRRLAAYGENEVARTDGRTPLDVFLAQFDSVLIWVLLVAAALSAGIGHTVDALLIAVIVVVNGAFGFAQDYRAERSLEALRELSAPTATVRRDGTAVEVDATELVPGDVIELTSGDVVPADGRVLESVDLEVDEAALTGESMPVSKSPEPVEPATPLAERDCMVYGSTSVTRGRGAAVVTATGNDTEVGSIARELTATAETETPLQEKLDDLGRRLGAGVLVLAALVVPLLVLRDTPPIEAALTAVSLAVAAIPEGLPAVVTLTLALGVRTMAEENALVRRLPAVEALGSVDVVCTDKTGTLTEGQMTVGRIWVDDAVVDPDGSGVTSERVDLLLRAGALCNDATAETGDPTERALVEAADESGIDVERLRAGRPRTGEVPFSSERKWMGTAHGDVGYVKGAPEVVLSQSSRVLADDGPADLSPETAERIRDRVRSFADDALRVLAIAYTDDPADLEGDLVFVGLVGLLDPPRSEVAEALAATERAGIDVKMITGDNVRTAGAIAASLGMGRAVLEGRDLEALDDAQLASRVEDVDVFARATPRHKVRILQALKANGHVVAMTGDGVNDAPALKNADVGVAMGVRGTDVAKQASDVILLDDNYATIERAIERGRAIFDNVWKFVAFLLSANVAEVALVFLASLYGYLVLPAVQLLWINLLTDGLPALALGADPQSGDVMERPPRDPDRGIVGRPMLALVGGTGTVSTALMLGLLAYALDGATAITPYAMTMVFTGFIFLEFEKLYVIRRVRATPTLSNPWLALAVAISIALQLAVLYSPLNRYFGTVPLAVADWALIGAVLAVALPLYGAVVVAIGRWVPDETTR
- a CDS encoding universal stress protein; translation: MYDDILLPFDGSDGAAAALHHTAEIAHWADATIHVLFVADTTRDSVTVVETHVVDALVEKGEEIVEDAAKTLRTLGADYETDVIQGNPAPMIAEYAEQYGHDLIAMPTHGREGISRYVIGSVTEKVVRLSDVPVVTMRMRPDEQLTFPYENVLVPTDGSSRAARAGEHGLSLAAALDATVHVLSVVEDDLLGLDLGSADTERQQAATDAVDDLVSAAEDRGVADVVRHVERGTPNEVILDTIEANDIHAVVMGTSGKRGTDRILLGSVAEKTVRSAPVPVITVGQGE